The following are encoded together in the Bacillota bacterium genome:
- the uppP gene encoding undecaprenyl-diphosphatase UppP, which produces MNLLEAVVLGILQGLGEFLPISSSAHLLIAPWLFGWEEGTPQEKLVFDVALHLGTTVAVIGYFRQDLRRIFGSLLRPANPHAEDRRMAWMILLACVPGAAAGALFEDVIEQSIRTRIALIAVLLIAMGIVLFLADRFGRRERSLDSLSTFEGFLIGCAQALALIPGVSRSGATITAGLLLGLTREAAARFSFLLSAPITLGATLWTFRHLVTSPPAGEQLMVMMAGVLTSGIVGYLSIAFLLRYLRTHSVNLFLWYRLVVGLLVLVVWWMRG; this is translated from the coding sequence ATGAACCTGTTAGAGGCTGTGGTGCTTGGCATTCTGCAGGGGCTGGGTGAGTTTTTGCCCATCTCCAGCTCGGCTCACCTGCTGATTGCCCCCTGGTTGTTCGGGTGGGAGGAAGGCACTCCGCAGGAGAAACTGGTGTTTGACGTTGCCCTCCATCTGGGCACGACGGTGGCGGTCATCGGCTACTTCCGGCAGGATTTGCGGCGGATTTTCGGTTCGCTACTGCGCCCGGCGAACCCTCATGCGGAAGACCGTCGCATGGCGTGGATGATTCTGCTGGCGTGTGTGCCGGGTGCGGCGGCGGGCGCGTTGTTTGAGGACGTGATTGAACAGAGTATCCGCACGCGCATCGCGCTGATTGCCGTGTTGTTGATAGCGATGGGTATCGTGCTGTTCCTTGCCGACCGTTTCGGCAGGCGTGAGCGTTCGCTGGATTCTCTGAGCACCTTTGAGGGTTTTCTGATTGGCTGTGCGCAGGCGCTGGCGCTGATACCGGGCGTCTCCCGTTCGGGGGCGACCATTACGGCAGGATTACTGCTGGGTTTGACGCGCGAGGCGGCGGCGAGATTTTCGTTCCTGCTTTCCGCCCCGATTACTTTGGGAGCCACGCTGTGGACGTTTCGCCATCTGGTGACATCGCCTCCCGCTGGCGAACAGCTGATGGTGATGATGGCGGGCGTGCTGACATCGGGCATCGTGGGCTATCTGTCTATCGCCTTCCTGCTGCGCTACCTGCGCACGCACTCGGTGAACCT